From the Bacteroidia bacterium genome, one window contains:
- a CDS encoding MG2 domain-containing protein, with protein sequence MSSNIRLTLLLCLAAPMMFFATDAFNPYDDLWSAFMQDEYEEQWKAVDKALDEGLPKSALEMVEAIYLKASKQGNQPQLIKAIAYRVALRAETNEEGEVILVRDLEKEIAVAKEPSRSILTSILASVYWNYYGDNRWRISQRTVVEDAADDDFRTWDAARFFDTTRALFLASIREAELLQSVPAASYTVVLVSSHDSRLYRPTLFDILAHRAIDFLKNDEKNLPKPQRTFEVNNLDALLPFDTFIDRTFTSPDAGDANYNVILLYQQLLRYHRGTKEVAALVDLDLQRLEFGKRITFHEDKDTTYYKAVQALYDAHSGSSISTLAGAALAQYHFSKNDYVTALARCDAEIARFPDSRGAQDCRSLRASILNKEAGLQVEDTQLPGVPFLISASFRNLTEMHFRIVRIPNEEYGQEGYRYRYDLINQWLSTYIEADAVQRWSVKLPTVSDYKAHRVDVAGPALGMGTYIMLASPRADFSLSGNAIAYAWLRVTRLSLQSKEVDGDLTLWVNDASDGRPLKGVNAQLFTRRWDSQSGKHERQVLATSVTDESGRIIITAGRFSDGVSVRLTQGRDTLNVERGYYTWRRGRGDRQRRTLFFTDRALYRPGQTVHVKGIIIDGTDEKAQFAVVSGAGSTVTFYDVNGQKIADTKVTTNEYGSFNTTFTAPAGVLTGMMRIANESGATQIRVEEYKRPKFEATFKPVEGSYALNQLVHAKGQATSYSGANVDGAEVSWRVVRKVRYPYWYWWWRPMPRGAAQEIAHGRTTTDADGTFTVSFTALPDKTVDKKELPVFTYEISADVTDINGETHSASTTVSAGYTSLVLGIGVASQLDGSVEQDIAITAENLSGSPLPAGGTVLVERLRAPERMPRRRILPQPDTWLLTREEFLESFPRDVYGDEGNEDTWQIAERVLSRDFATNAKGVDSLRLGKLAPGRYRISVKGKDPGGTDLETKRFVDVYAPASKSVPYSAGSLLIPVKVSCAPGEQARFLLSSAYSDVHLLYRLEHRGRTIEEKWLTLDREQRSFSIPVTEQHRGGLVAQVFFVMEYRLHSYTVPINIPWTNKDLVVETASFRDKLKPGQQEEWTLTVKGKEKDRVAAEILATMYDASLDAIYAQGWPAFAWPTFLYSSSIDAATFGVLSARLHAPDWNSSVSGFYQDYDRLNLFLLEYHRGLYGRGGYRMKDGMVNEDMQMAAPAMEMKMMSSETALVAKKGEADDAAVREEEGTEDARKPATEAMDMVKARTDFSETAFFFPTLSTDTQGNVVLRFTMPEALTKWKLRVFAHTPDLMTGSLEKFTVTQKEVMVVPNMPRFLREGDRITLSTKITNLSETALTGNVSLQLLDALSMQPVSERFELRNGTQSFTAEKGRSTTATWDVRIPEGISAVTYRVIAKAGDYSDGEEMALPILPNRMLVTESLPVWVRGGTTKSFSFDKLRRNTSNTLRHHQLSLEMTSQPAWYAVQALPYLMEFPYECSEQVFNRYYANSIASHIANANPKIKRVFEQWKNTDALVSNLEKNQDLKALLLEETPWVMQGKNESERKKRIALLFDLNTMADNLESAMRKLEKAQASNGGWPWFPGLPEDRYISQYIVAGFGHLKELGVNPRDERIGRMMRRAVNFIDARMHSDYEKLKSMPGFDPEKDHLGYLDVHYLYARSYFLDQKPDKKYDESVNFWLTQSRRWWPRRGFFMQGMIALGLHRRGDNKVPPAIVKSLRERSLRSEEMGMYWKLESGWFWYQAPIETQALLIEVFDEVANDMDAVEEMKIWLLRQKQVQDWKTTVATAEACYALLRRGSDLLASDKLVEVQLGGTTIDPVAMGAKVEAGTGYYRVDWRGSDIKPEMGAVTLKKSDQGIAWGALYWQYFEQLDRITPHSTPLKIEKTLYRQNNTEKGVVLEPITESSPLRVGDVLKARITLRVDRDMEYVHMKDMRGSGLELIDQLSGHRWQQGLIYYEAPRDAAVNFFFHWLRKGVHVFEYPLRVSHAGRFSNGISSIQSMYAPEFSAHTAGVVVTVKPQK encoded by the coding sequence ATGTCATCCAACATTCGGCTGACGCTGCTGCTCTGTCTGGCCGCGCCGATGATGTTTTTCGCGACGGACGCATTCAATCCCTACGATGATCTCTGGAGCGCCTTTATGCAGGACGAATATGAAGAACAATGGAAGGCCGTGGACAAGGCGCTTGACGAGGGTCTGCCGAAGTCGGCGCTGGAAATGGTCGAGGCCATTTATCTCAAAGCATCGAAGCAGGGCAACCAGCCGCAACTGATCAAGGCCATCGCCTATCGCGTCGCCTTGCGCGCCGAGACCAATGAGGAGGGAGAGGTCATCCTTGTCCGCGATCTGGAGAAGGAGATTGCGGTAGCAAAGGAACCTTCCCGCTCCATCCTCACCTCCATACTCGCGTCTGTGTACTGGAACTATTATGGGGACAACCGCTGGCGCATCTCGCAGCGTACCGTCGTGGAAGACGCGGCGGACGACGATTTCCGCACCTGGGACGCGGCGCGTTTTTTCGATACCACGCGCGCGTTGTTCCTGGCGTCCATACGCGAAGCGGAACTGCTGCAGAGTGTTCCGGCCGCGAGTTACACGGTCGTGCTTGTGTCGTCGCATGACAGCCGGCTGTACCGTCCGACGCTGTTCGACATTCTCGCCCACCGCGCCATCGATTTTCTGAAAAACGACGAGAAAAATCTTCCGAAGCCGCAGCGGACTTTCGAAGTCAACAACCTCGACGCCCTGCTCCCCTTCGATACCTTCATCGACAGAACATTTACCTCCCCCGATGCCGGGGACGCCAATTACAATGTGATCCTCCTGTATCAGCAGCTGCTGCGCTATCACCGGGGTACCAAAGAAGTGGCGGCGCTGGTGGACCTCGACTTGCAGCGACTGGAATTCGGCAAGCGCATTACGTTTCACGAGGACAAGGACACGACCTATTACAAAGCCGTGCAGGCGCTCTACGACGCGCATAGCGGATCGTCCATTTCCACGCTGGCCGGTGCCGCACTGGCGCAATATCACTTTTCGAAGAACGACTACGTCACCGCCCTTGCACGCTGCGACGCCGAAATCGCGCGCTTTCCGGATTCCCGCGGCGCACAGGACTGCCGGTCGTTGAGAGCGAGCATTCTCAACAAGGAAGCCGGCTTGCAGGTTGAGGACACGCAACTGCCCGGTGTACCTTTCCTGATCAGCGCATCGTTTCGCAACCTCACCGAAATGCATTTCCGCATCGTGCGCATTCCGAATGAGGAATACGGCCAGGAAGGATATCGCTATAGATACGACCTGATCAATCAGTGGCTTTCCACCTACATCGAAGCCGATGCGGTGCAGCGCTGGTCGGTGAAGCTGCCGACAGTGTCGGACTACAAGGCGCATCGCGTGGACGTAGCCGGACCCGCGCTCGGGATGGGAACATATATCATGCTGGCCAGTCCCCGTGCGGATTTTTCCTTGAGCGGAAACGCCATCGCCTATGCCTGGCTGCGCGTTACCCGGCTGTCGCTGCAAAGCAAGGAAGTGGACGGCGACCTCACGCTCTGGGTGAACGACGCATCGGACGGGAGACCGCTGAAGGGTGTGAACGCACAGCTGTTCACCCGCCGCTGGGACTCGCAGAGTGGGAAGCATGAACGCCAGGTCCTCGCGACATCGGTGACCGATGAGAGCGGACGCATCATTATCACCGCCGGGAGATTCAGCGACGGCGTATCGGTGCGATTAACGCAGGGCCGCGATACGCTGAATGTGGAACGCGGATATTACACCTGGCGGAGAGGCCGTGGCGACAGGCAGCGCAGGACGCTGTTCTTCACGGATCGCGCCTTGTACCGGCCCGGTCAGACCGTGCACGTCAAAGGCATCATCATTGACGGAACAGATGAAAAAGCGCAGTTCGCGGTCGTGTCCGGTGCGGGCAGCACGGTGACGTTCTACGACGTCAACGGACAGAAAATTGCCGACACCAAGGTCACGACCAACGAGTACGGGTCTTTCAACACCACCTTCACCGCCCCCGCGGGGGTGCTCACCGGCATGATGCGCATCGCCAACGAGAGCGGAGCGACGCAGATCCGCGTCGAGGAATACAAGCGTCCGAAATTCGAGGCGACGTTCAAACCGGTGGAAGGGAGCTATGCGCTGAACCAGCTTGTCCACGCCAAGGGCCAGGCCACGTCCTACTCCGGCGCGAACGTGGACGGCGCCGAGGTTTCCTGGCGCGTGGTGCGCAAGGTACGCTACCCCTACTGGTACTGGTGGTGGCGTCCGATGCCGCGCGGCGCGGCACAGGAAATCGCGCACGGCCGCACGACCACCGATGCCGACGGCACATTTACCGTGAGCTTCACCGCGCTCCCCGACAAAACGGTAGATAAAAAAGAGCTGCCGGTATTTACCTATGAAATCAGTGCGGATGTGACGGACATCAACGGCGAGACGCACAGCGCGAGCACCACGGTCAGCGCGGGCTATACGTCCCTTGTCCTCGGCATCGGCGTCGCGTCGCAGTTGGACGGCAGTGTGGAACAGGACATTGCCATCACGGCGGAGAATCTTTCCGGCAGTCCGCTTCCAGCCGGCGGCACCGTTCTCGTGGAGCGCTTGCGCGCGCCTGAGCGCATGCCGCGCCGCCGTATTCTTCCCCAGCCCGACACCTGGCTGTTGACACGCGAGGAATTCCTGGAGAGCTTCCCGCGCGACGTGTACGGCGACGAAGGCAACGAAGACACCTGGCAGATCGCCGAGCGCGTGCTGTCGCGCGACTTCGCGACGAATGCGAAGGGCGTGGACTCGCTGCGGCTCGGCAAGCTCGCTCCCGGACGTTATCGCATCAGCGTGAAGGGCAAGGATCCCGGAGGTACCGATCTCGAGACCAAACGTTTTGTAGACGTGTACGCCCCCGCCTCGAAAAGCGTCCCGTACAGTGCCGGCAGTCTGCTCATACCCGTGAAGGTCAGTTGTGCTCCCGGCGAGCAGGCCCGCTTCCTCCTTTCCTCCGCCTACAGCGATGTGCACCTGCTGTATCGCCTGGAGCATCGTGGCAGGACAATAGAGGAGAAATGGCTGACGCTGGACCGCGAGCAGCGGAGTTTCAGCATTCCCGTCACGGAGCAGCACCGCGGCGGGCTCGTCGCGCAGGTGTTTTTCGTGATGGAGTACCGTTTGCATTCCTACACCGTGCCCATCAACATTCCGTGGACGAACAAAGATCTCGTTGTCGAAACCGCGAGCTTCCGCGACAAGCTCAAGCCGGGGCAGCAGGAAGAATGGACATTGACGGTGAAGGGCAAGGAGAAGGACCGCGTTGCAGCCGAAATCCTCGCCACGATGTACGATGCGTCACTGGACGCCATTTATGCACAGGGATGGCCCGCCTTCGCATGGCCGACATTTCTCTATAGCAGTAGCATAGACGCGGCCACCTTCGGAGTACTCTCGGCGCGTCTGCACGCGCCGGACTGGAACAGCAGTGTTTCCGGGTTCTATCAGGATTACGACCGGCTGAATCTCTTTCTGCTCGAGTATCACCGGGGCTTGTACGGCCGCGGTGGCTACAGGATGAAGGACGGGATGGTCAATGAGGATATGCAGATGGCGGCTCCGGCCATGGAAATGAAAATGATGTCCTCGGAGACCGCATTAGTTGCAAAAAAAGGCGAGGCGGACGACGCTGCGGTCCGAGAGGAGGAAGGAACCGAAGATGCGCGCAAGCCCGCGACGGAAGCGATGGACATGGTCAAGGCGCGCACGGATTTCAGCGAAACCGCATTCTTCTTCCCGACTCTGTCCACCGACACTCAGGGCAATGTGGTGTTGCGCTTCACCATGCCCGAGGCCTTGACCAAATGGAAGCTCCGTGTGTTTGCGCACACACCCGATCTTATGACCGGGTCGCTGGAAAAATTCACGGTTACGCAGAAGGAAGTGATGGTCGTGCCCAATATGCCGCGTTTCCTGCGCGAGGGGGACCGCATCACCCTGTCCACTAAAATCACCAATCTTTCGGAGACGGCGCTGACGGGCAATGTTTCACTGCAGTTGCTGGACGCTCTCAGCATGCAGCCGGTGAGCGAACGTTTCGAACTGAGAAACGGCACACAGAGCTTCACCGCCGAGAAAGGTCGAAGCACGACGGCCACCTGGGATGTACGCATTCCGGAAGGCATCTCCGCCGTGACCTATCGCGTGATTGCCAAGGCCGGAGATTATTCCGACGGTGAAGAGATGGCGCTTCCCATTCTCCCCAACCGCATGCTCGTTACCGAGTCGCTGCCCGTCTGGGTTCGGGGCGGAACGACGAAAAGCTTCAGTTTCGACAAACTCCGAAGGAATACTTCGAACACATTGCGACACCATCAGTTGTCGCTGGAGATGACGTCGCAGCCAGCCTGGTATGCAGTGCAGGCGCTGCCGTATCTGATGGAATTCCCCTACGAGTGTTCGGAGCAGGTGTTCAACCGGTATTACGCGAACAGCATCGCGTCGCATATCGCCAACGCGAATCCGAAGATCAAGCGCGTGTTCGAGCAGTGGAAAAATACCGACGCGCTCGTATCCAACCTTGAGAAAAATCAGGACCTGAAAGCCCTGCTTCTCGAAGAAACTCCCTGGGTGATGCAAGGTAAGAACGAGAGCGAGCGCAAGAAGCGCATCGCCCTGCTCTTCGACCTCAACACCATGGCGGACAATCTGGAAAGCGCCATGCGCAAACTCGAGAAGGCGCAGGCGTCCAACGGCGGCTGGCCCTGGTTCCCGGGTCTGCCGGAAGACCGCTACATTTCGCAGTACATCGTCGCCGGCTTTGGCCATCTGAAGGAACTGGGCGTGAACCCGCGTGACGAGCGTATCGGCCGCATGATGCGCCGCGCGGTGAATTTCATCGACGCACGTATGCACAGTGATTACGAGAAGCTGAAAAGCATGCCCGGCTTCGATCCGGAGAAGGACCATCTCGGATATCTCGACGTGCACTATCTCTATGCCCGCAGCTATTTCCTCGATCAGAAGCCGGACAAGAAGTACGACGAGTCCGTGAATTTCTGGTTAACGCAATCACGCCGCTGGTGGCCGAGACGCGGCTTCTTCATGCAGGGCATGATCGCGCTCGGCCTGCATCGCCGCGGCGATAACAAGGTGCCTCCCGCCATCGTCAAGTCCCTGCGCGAGCGCTCGCTGCGCAGCGAGGAGATGGGCATGTACTGGAAACTGGAATCCGGCTGGTTCTGGTATCAGGCCCCGATAGAAACGCAGGCGCTTCTGATCGAGGTCTTCGATGAAGTGGCCAACGACATGGATGCCGTCGAGGAAATGAAAATCTGGCTGCTGCGGCAGAAACAAGTTCAGGACTGGAAGACCACCGTCGCTACGGCCGAGGCCTGCTACGCTCTGCTGCGCCGTGGCAGCGATTTGCTCGCGTCGGACAAACTGGTGGAGGTACAACTCGGCGGCACGACCATCGATCCCGTCGCCATGGGCGCAAAGGTTGAAGCCGGAACAGGCTACTACCGTGTTGATTGGCGCGGCTCCGACATCAAACCGGAGATGGGCGCCGTGACCCTGAAAAAATCGGATCAGGGTATCGCCTGGGGTGCGCTGTACTGGCAGTACTTCGAACAGCTCGACCGCATCACGCCGCACAGCACCCCGCTGAAAATCGAAAAAACGCTGTACCGCCAGAACAACACCGAAAAGGGTGTCGTGCTGGAGCCGATCACCGAGTCCTCACCGCTGCGTGTCGGCGACGTGCTCAAGGCCCGCATCACGTTGCGTGTGGACCGCGACATGGAGTATGTACACATGAAGGACATGCGCGGCTCCGGCCTGGAATTGATCGATCAACTCTCCGGCCACCGCTGGCAGCAGGGCCTGATCTACTACGAGGCACCGCGCGACGCGGCGGTGAATTTCTTCTTCCACTGGCTGCGCAAAGGTGTGCATGTGTTCGAATATCCTCTGCGCGTATCCCACGCCGGCCGCTTCTCCAACGGCATCAGCAGCATTCAGAGCATGTATGCGCCGGAGTTCTCGGCGCATACCGCGGGAGTGGTGGTGACGGTGAAACCACAGAAATAA
- a CDS encoding HAD-IIIA family hydrolase: MNEAIRRARRIRLVLSDNDGVLTDTGVYYGADGELVKRYSIRDGMGMERLRQLGIESGIITGEKSPNLKRRAEKLRLTHLYLGVKDKVATLEALRRSSGLAYEEIAYIGDDVNDLRIMDLVSERGLTAAPADAMPQIAAIAHYNCLWTGGNGAFRDFAEALITLRASNRS; this comes from the coding sequence ATGAACGAAGCGATACGGCGTGCTCGTCGTATTCGCCTTGTACTGAGTGACAACGATGGCGTCCTTACCGACACCGGCGTATATTACGGCGCGGACGGCGAACTCGTCAAGCGCTACAGTATTCGTGACGGGATGGGAATGGAACGCCTCCGGCAGCTCGGCATCGAGTCGGGCATCATCACCGGTGAAAAATCGCCGAATCTCAAGCGTCGCGCCGAAAAGCTCCGTCTGACGCATCTCTATCTGGGCGTAAAGGACAAAGTCGCAACGCTCGAAGCCCTCCGCAGGTCTTCCGGCCTCGCGTATGAGGAGATTGCGTACATAGGCGACGACGTCAACGATCTGCGCATCATGGATCTTGTCAGTGAACGAGGACTAACCGCTGCTCCCGCCGACGCCATGCCGCAGATCGCGGCCATCGCGCATTACAACTGCCTCTGGACCGGTGGTAACGGGGCCTTCCGTGATTTTGCCGAAGCGCTGATCACACTGCGTGCATCAAACCGCTCGTAA
- a CDS encoding N-acetylneuraminate synthase family protein, whose protein sequence is MAVQCVGNIEVGDGRPVYIIAEIGINHNGSLDIAKKLIDGAVLAGCDAVKFQKRTPELCVPRDQWDVMRDTLWGRMSYIDYRRLMEFTTEQYVEIDRYCREKGIHWFVSAWDEEAVDFTEQFDTPLYKAPSASLTDIALLRHMKATGKPLMISTGMSTMEEIRHAVDSIGTDNLLIAHSTSAYPCEIQELNLRMIDTLRSLYPDTPIGYSGHETGLAPTWAAVARGATFVERHITLDRAMWGSDHAASVEIVGLYRLVSNIRDIERSLGDGVKRVYESEIAPKKKLRRIHLGDTTPVLG, encoded by the coding sequence ATGGCAGTACAGTGTGTAGGAAATATCGAGGTCGGGGACGGACGACCTGTATACATCATCGCCGAAATAGGCATCAATCACAACGGATCGCTTGACATCGCGAAAAAACTTATCGACGGTGCCGTGCTTGCCGGATGCGACGCCGTCAAATTTCAGAAGCGTACACCGGAGCTGTGCGTCCCCCGTGATCAATGGGACGTTATGCGCGATACGCTCTGGGGACGCATGTCCTACATCGATTACCGCAGATTGATGGAATTCACGACGGAGCAGTATGTGGAAATAGATCGCTATTGTCGCGAAAAGGGTATTCATTGGTTCGTATCGGCATGGGATGAGGAAGCCGTGGATTTTACCGAGCAGTTCGATACGCCGTTGTACAAGGCGCCCTCCGCATCGCTCACGGACATTGCGCTGTTACGCCACATGAAGGCGACAGGAAAGCCTTTGATGATTTCCACCGGTATGTCGACGATGGAGGAGATTCGTCATGCGGTGGATTCCATCGGTACCGATAATCTCCTGATCGCGCACTCGACGTCGGCATACCCTTGCGAAATACAGGAGCTGAATCTCCGGATGATTGACACGCTCAGGTCGCTGTATCCCGATACGCCCATCGGATACTCGGGTCATGAAACCGGGCTCGCCCCGACGTGGGCCGCAGTCGCCCGGGGAGCCACGTTCGTCGAGCGTCACATCACGCTCGACCGCGCCATGTGGGGATCGGATCACGCTGCTTCCGTGGAGATTGTCGGTCTGTACCGGCTCGTCTCGAATATCCGCGACATCGAGCGCTCCCTGGGCGACGGCGTGAAACGCGTGTACGAGAGCGAGATCGCACCGAAGAAAAAGCTCCGCCGCATCCACCTGGGCGATACCACTCCTGTTCTGGGTTAA
- a CDS encoding sterol desaturase family protein, which translates to MTLTVLSPLLIVGAAAVIIAFERKYPYAPGQRFLRDGFWNDLLMYSIVQSYVLGLVISLLIEWMDNGLMLSRHRLLAGWPLWSQVLLFVVTHDLYIYWFHRLQHRSVRLWRVHEAHHSTRDVDWLSGSRSHSFEILINQTVEFAPIVLLGAAPEVAVLKGAISAVWGMWIHSNINVRSGWLQYVINGPEMHRWHHSDVVSDGSYNYATKLALWDWLFGTAWLPGHTKPSGYGLKEVDFPDGYLAQHLFAFRALNDATMTADHGSDGAKSNAQH; encoded by the coding sequence ATGACTCTGACGGTTCTTTCTCCCCTTCTCATCGTAGGCGCGGCGGCCGTTATCATCGCATTCGAGCGCAAATATCCATACGCACCCGGTCAGCGCTTTTTGCGCGATGGTTTCTGGAACGATCTGCTCATGTACAGCATCGTGCAGAGCTATGTGCTCGGCCTGGTCATCTCATTGCTGATAGAATGGATGGACAACGGTTTGATGCTGTCGCGTCACCGCCTGCTGGCCGGTTGGCCGCTCTGGTCGCAGGTGCTGCTGTTCGTCGTCACCCACGACCTGTACATTTACTGGTTTCATCGTCTGCAGCACAGGAGCGTCCGTCTCTGGCGCGTCCACGAGGCCCATCACTCCACACGCGATGTGGACTGGCTTTCCGGTTCACGTTCCCACTCTTTCGAGATACTTATCAACCAGACCGTCGAGTTTGCGCCCATAGTGCTCCTCGGCGCCGCTCCGGAGGTCGCGGTACTGAAGGGTGCCATATCCGCAGTCTGGGGAATGTGGATTCATTCTAATATCAATGTGCGCAGCGGATGGCTGCAGTACGTGATCAATGGTCCGGAAATGCATCGCTGGCATCATTCCGATGTCGTATCGGACGGTTCGTACAATTACGCCACAAAGCTTGCCCTGTGGGATTGGCTGTTCGGCACCGCCTGGCTCCCGGGACATACGAAGCCATCCGGCTATGGTCTGAAGGAAGTCGATTTTCCCGACGGCTACCTTGCCCAGCACCTCTTCGCATTCAGAGCATTGAACGACGCCACCATGACCGCCGATCATGGATCGGATGGCGCAAAGTCCAACGCACAGCACTGA
- a CDS encoding SDR family oxidoreductase translates to MHPSEVFSLRGKTAVVTGALGLIGKEHCRALAAGGANIVVTDMDHAACATFASSLSEAYGVAAIGCAADITEKADVRALKQAAIGSFGSIDILVNNAAINDMVEDPLSAADLSKFEHYPLELWRRCLDVNVTGAFICAQLLGSHMAERGSGSIINIASTYGIVAPDQRLYRTPDGVQPFYKSPVYPTSKGAILSFTRFLAAYWGERGVRVNALSPGGVENGQDSYFVEKYASRTPLGRMAQPTDYHGALLFLASDASAYVTGANLVVDGGWTIW, encoded by the coding sequence ATGCATCCCTCTGAAGTATTCTCTCTTCGTGGCAAAACCGCTGTCGTCACCGGCGCCCTTGGTCTGATAGGAAAAGAACATTGCCGCGCACTTGCCGCCGGCGGGGCAAACATCGTCGTCACGGATATGGACCATGCCGCCTGCGCGACCTTTGCCTCTTCGCTTAGCGAAGCGTACGGTGTGGCGGCGATAGGTTGCGCCGCCGACATAACGGAAAAGGCGGATGTACGTGCACTGAAACAAGCCGCGATCGGGAGCTTCGGCAGTATCGACATCCTGGTCAACAATGCGGCGATCAACGACATGGTTGAAGATCCCCTGTCCGCAGCCGATCTCTCGAAATTCGAGCACTATCCGCTGGAACTCTGGCGGCGTTGCCTGGATGTGAACGTCACGGGCGCATTTATCTGTGCGCAACTCCTGGGGAGCCACATGGCGGAGCGGGGGAGTGGTTCCATCATTAACATTGCTTCTACCTACGGCATCGTCGCGCCGGATCAGCGGCTCTATCGAACACCGGATGGGGTGCAGCCGTTCTACAAGTCGCCGGTGTACCCCACGAGCAAAGGCGCCATACTTTCGTTCACCCGTTTCCTGGCGGCGTACTGGGGCGAACGCGGTGTGCGGGTCAACGCCCTCTCGCCCGGTGGGGTGGAGAACGGACAGGACAGCTACTTTGTCGAGAAGTACGCATCGCGTACACCGCTGGGCAGAATGGCACAACCCACCGATTATCACGGAGCGCTGCTGTTCCTCGCATCGGACGCATCCGCCTATGTCACCGGAGCGAATCTCGTGGTCGACGGCGGCTGGACCATCTGGTGA